In a single window of the Nocardioides sp. L-11A genome:
- a CDS encoding lysylphosphatidylglycerol synthase domain-containing protein, with translation MLAAAAILAVLAVRLGAAPFVDGLRHTDPRGLVVALAVTAATTLCCARRWSLIAHGLGVGIRFGAAYRTCYRAQLLNATLPGGVLGDLHRGYRHGRDSAALGLGLRSVAWDRGSGQVVQAALAVAAVPLLPGALRGWAVGALAAVLTLAVIVGVGARREAAAALGGVWARVLLLSALAAGAHAVVFLLAARIVGVDLPTPRLLALALLVLLASALPVGVAGWGPREGAAAWAFAAAGPGAATGVEVAVVYGVMSLVATLPGILVLRTSRASSVPAVPAGKGGPTWASGPTSC, from the coding sequence TTGCTCGCCGCCGCGGCGATCCTCGCGGTCCTCGCGGTCCGGCTGGGCGCCGCGCCCTTCGTCGACGGGCTGCGCCACACCGACCCCCGCGGGCTCGTGGTCGCGCTGGCGGTCACGGCGGCGACGACCCTCTGCTGTGCGCGTCGGTGGAGCCTGATCGCCCACGGGCTCGGCGTCGGCATCCGGTTCGGGGCGGCGTACCGGACCTGCTATCGCGCCCAGCTCCTCAACGCCACCCTGCCCGGCGGCGTCCTGGGCGACCTGCACCGCGGCTACCGGCACGGCCGGGACTCCGCGGCCCTGGGCCTCGGCCTGCGGTCGGTGGCCTGGGACCGGGGGAGCGGTCAGGTCGTGCAGGCCGCGCTCGCGGTGGCCGCCGTACCCCTGCTGCCCGGCGCGCTCCGAGGCTGGGCCGTCGGTGCGCTCGCCGCGGTGCTGACGCTCGCCGTGATCGTCGGGGTGGGGGCCCGGCGCGAGGCGGCAGCCGCCCTCGGCGGTGTGTGGGCGCGGGTGCTGCTGCTCTCGGCGCTCGCGGCCGGCGCCCACGCGGTCGTGTTCCTGCTCGCCGCCCGCATCGTCGGCGTGGACCTGCCCACCCCCCGGCTGCTGGCGCTGGCGCTCCTGGTCCTGCTGGCCTCGGCGCTCCCGGTCGGCGTCGCCGGCTGGGGACCGCGGGAGGGTGCCGCCGCCTGGGCGTTCGCCGCCGCCGGGCCCGGCGCGGCCACCGGCGTGGAGGTCGCCGTCGTCTACGGCGTGATGTCGCTCGTCGCGACGCTGCCGGGCATCCTGGTGCTGCGCACCTCGCGGGCGTCGTCCGTCCCGGCGGTCCCGGCGGGGAAGGGAGGCCCGACATGGGCGAGCGGCCCTACGTCCTGCTGA
- a CDS encoding glycosyltransferase family 4 protein, producing MTVHLLVPEAVDDPRRASGGNVYDRRLATGLVALGRPVREHRIGAVGLDGVLADLPDGAVVLIDGLVASSTDVLVAASCRLRVAVLLHMPGSGPAEPAVLGAVAAVVTTSGWARRWVLDRLPVAPERVHVAVPGVDPGPPVAGSATGTALLCVGPVTPAKGYDDLLAALAEVRDLAWTCRCVGTLDLAPPYAARLRDRARRCRLADRIDFAGPLSPAGLDELRSVSDLVLAPSHRESYGMALAEGLARGLPAIATDVGGHPEALGRAGDGTLPGALVPVGDPAALGQALRGWLGDPALRQRWRRSAADRGARLGTWERTAAEVAGVLNRIAPHAVRRDEE from the coding sequence GTGACGGTCCATCTCCTCGTGCCCGAGGCCGTCGACGACCCGCGGCGCGCCAGCGGGGGCAACGTCTACGACCGCCGGCTGGCCACCGGACTGGTCGCGCTGGGCCGCCCGGTGCGCGAGCACCGGATCGGCGCCGTCGGCCTCGACGGCGTACTCGCTGACCTGCCTGACGGGGCCGTGGTGCTGATCGACGGGTTGGTCGCGTCGAGCACCGACGTCCTGGTCGCGGCGAGCTGCCGGCTCCGGGTGGCGGTCCTGCTGCACATGCCGGGCTCCGGGCCGGCGGAGCCCGCGGTGCTGGGGGCCGTCGCCGCCGTCGTGACGACGAGCGGATGGGCGCGCCGGTGGGTGCTCGACCGGCTTCCCGTCGCGCCCGAGCGCGTGCACGTGGCGGTGCCGGGCGTCGACCCCGGCCCGCCCGTCGCCGGGTCGGCCACCGGGACCGCCCTGCTCTGCGTCGGGCCCGTCACCCCCGCCAAGGGGTACGACGACCTGCTCGCCGCCCTCGCCGAGGTCCGCGACCTCGCCTGGACCTGCCGGTGCGTGGGGACGCTCGACCTGGCGCCGCCCTACGCGGCGCGGCTGCGTGACCGCGCGCGCCGGTGCCGGCTCGCCGACCGGATCGACTTCGCCGGCCCGCTGTCGCCGGCCGGTCTCGACGAGCTCCGCTCGGTGAGCGACCTGGTCCTGGCGCCCTCGCACCGCGAGTCGTACGGCATGGCGCTCGCGGAGGGCCTGGCCCGCGGCCTGCCGGCGATCGCGACCGACGTCGGCGGCCATCCCGAGGCGCTGGGGAGGGCCGGCGACGGCACCCTGCCGGGCGCCCTGGTACCGGTCGGCGACCCGGCCGCGCTCGGGCAGGCCCTCCGCGGCTGGCTGGGCGACCCCGCCCTGCGTCAGCGGTGGCGACGGTCCGCCGCGGACCGCGGGGCGCGGCTCGGCACCTGGGAGCGGACCGCCGCCGAGGTGGCCGGCGTGCTGAACCGGATCGCCCCGCACGCCGTACGCAGGGACGAGGAGTAG
- a CDS encoding 6-carboxytetrahydropterin synthase, giving the protein MFKVTVRDHIMIAHSLRGEVFGPAQRLHGATYVVDATFAGPELDADGILVDIGRAAEAVCEVLGRLHYRNLDEEDAVADLAGLNSSTEVLARWIADRLAERARAGDLGAGGRALTGLEVTLHESHIAQAAYERAL; this is encoded by the coding sequence ATGTTCAAGGTGACCGTCCGCGACCACATCATGATCGCCCACAGCCTGCGGGGGGAGGTGTTCGGACCGGCGCAGCGCCTGCACGGCGCCACCTATGTCGTCGACGCGACCTTCGCCGGACCGGAGCTCGACGCCGACGGGATCCTCGTCGACATCGGCCGGGCCGCCGAGGCGGTGTGCGAGGTGCTCGGCCGGCTGCACTACCGCAACCTCGACGAGGAGGACGCCGTCGCGGACCTCGCCGGGCTGAACAGCTCGACCGAGGTGCTCGCCCGCTGGATCGCCGACCGGCTGGCCGAGCGCGCCCGGGCCGGAGACCTGGGCGCGGGCGGCCGGGCGCTCACCGGGCTCGAGGTGACCCTGCACGAGTCGCACATCGCGCAGGCCGCCTACGAGCGCGCGCTGTGA
- a CDS encoding CDP-alcohol phosphatidyltransferase family protein — MDRVQFGPANRVTAARAVLAVGVAALTLRGLADPLSGRLTAVLVTVSAVALLLDAVDGYVARRTGTTSAFGARFDMETDAFLIAVLSVHVAPRLGWWVLAIGAMRYAYVLAGWVLPWLRRPTPPRYWAKVVAAVQGVVLTVAASTLLPDPVSRVAVGAALLLLVESFGHDVVWQWRHRHDTEPVTPPPAGLVTATAALAVWLALAPPHVADGIGPADFTRIPVEGLVLAALAVVLPPWGRHVLVVALGLLVTALAALRGLGLGFDVYLGRSFHVLGDWSYLPKGYEVVRDTRGGLLATLTLAGMLALVAVLAVVLTWSVGRVARASAAHPRRTWRSVAALGTVWVVCAASGSPVDHVAAAGSAGLVVDTVDQVRADRRDTAVFARELASDAFAATPGDRLLRGLRGRDVLLVWFESYGRAALAESWFAPSVVDLLEQGDRELAAAGYDARSAFLTSPTFGAGSWLAHATLQAGVWTDSERRYGQLLDSDRLSLTGAFGAAGWRTVFSVPANTRDWPEGAAYYGFDELYDSRDVGYRGPRFGYAPMPDQYTLDHLRRTELRPGERRPVFAEIDLISSHHPWAPVPEQVPWADVGDGSVYDGMPAREPAGVDGRQHPDTAQADYAAAVRYTWRTLISFLVTYPDPRRVVVIVGDHQPHSYVSGSDPGHDVPITVLAQDPAAIARIDGWGWQPGILPGPGAPVWRMDAVRDRFLAAYGEAE; from the coding sequence ATGGATCGGGTTCAGTTCGGCCCGGCGAACCGGGTGACGGCGGCGCGCGCGGTGCTCGCCGTCGGCGTCGCCGCGCTCACCCTCCGCGGTCTCGCGGACCCGTTGTCCGGCAGACTCACAGCCGTCCTGGTGACCGTCAGCGCCGTGGCCCTGCTGCTCGACGCCGTCGACGGGTATGTCGCCCGCCGGACCGGTACGACGAGCGCGTTCGGGGCGCGTTTCGACATGGAGACCGACGCCTTCCTGATCGCCGTGCTCAGCGTGCACGTGGCCCCGCGGCTCGGCTGGTGGGTGCTCGCGATCGGCGCGATGCGCTACGCCTACGTCCTCGCCGGGTGGGTGCTGCCGTGGCTGCGGCGACCGACCCCGCCGCGGTACTGGGCCAAGGTGGTCGCCGCGGTCCAGGGCGTCGTGCTGACGGTGGCGGCGTCCACGCTGCTGCCCGATCCCGTGTCCCGGGTGGCCGTCGGCGCGGCCCTGCTCCTGCTCGTGGAGTCCTTCGGGCACGACGTGGTCTGGCAGTGGCGGCACCGCCACGACACCGAGCCCGTCACCCCGCCACCGGCGGGACTGGTCACCGCGACCGCCGCCCTCGCCGTCTGGCTCGCGCTCGCGCCGCCCCACGTCGCCGACGGCATCGGACCGGCCGATTTCACCCGGATCCCGGTCGAGGGCCTGGTGCTGGCGGCGCTCGCGGTCGTGCTGCCGCCCTGGGGCCGACATGTGCTCGTCGTGGCACTCGGGCTCCTGGTCACCGCGCTCGCCGCGCTGCGCGGGCTGGGGCTGGGCTTCGACGTCTACCTCGGCCGCTCGTTCCACGTGCTCGGCGACTGGTCCTACCTGCCCAAGGGGTACGAGGTGGTCCGCGACACCCGGGGCGGGCTGCTCGCGACGCTCACGCTCGCGGGCATGCTGGCGCTGGTCGCGGTACTGGCCGTCGTCCTGACCTGGTCCGTCGGCCGGGTCGCCCGGGCCTCGGCCGCGCACCCGCGCCGGACCTGGCGCTCGGTGGCTGCGCTCGGCACGGTGTGGGTGGTCTGCGCCGCCTCCGGCTCCCCGGTCGACCACGTCGCCGCCGCCGGGTCCGCCGGGCTGGTCGTCGACACCGTCGACCAGGTCCGTGCCGACCGCCGCGACACGGCCGTCTTCGCCCGCGAGCTCGCCTCCGACGCGTTCGCCGCGACCCCTGGCGACCGGCTGCTGCGGGGGCTGCGGGGCAGGGACGTGCTGCTCGTGTGGTTCGAGAGCTACGGCCGGGCGGCGCTGGCGGAGAGCTGGTTCGCGCCGTCGGTCGTCGATCTGCTGGAGCAGGGCGACCGGGAGCTGGCCGCCGCCGGCTACGACGCCCGCAGCGCGTTCTTGACCTCGCCGACCTTCGGCGCGGGCAGCTGGCTGGCGCACGCGACCCTGCAGGCCGGGGTGTGGACCGACAGCGAGCGGCGCTACGGCCAGCTGCTGGACAGCGACCGGCTCAGCCTGACCGGCGCGTTCGGCGCCGCCGGCTGGCGCACCGTGTTCTCGGTGCCGGCCAACACCCGCGACTGGCCCGAGGGCGCGGCGTACTACGGCTTCGACGAGCTCTACGACTCCCGCGACGTCGGCTACCGCGGGCCGCGGTTCGGGTACGCGCCGATGCCCGACCAGTACACGCTCGACCACCTCCGCCGTACCGAGCTGAGGCCCGGGGAGCGGAGGCCGGTGTTCGCCGAGATCGACCTGATCTCGAGCCACCACCCGTGGGCGCCGGTGCCGGAGCAGGTCCCGTGGGCCGACGTCGGCGACGGGTCGGTGTACGACGGCATGCCGGCGCGGGAGCCTGCCGGTGTCGACGGCCGGCAGCACCCGGACACGGCGCAGGCCGACTACGCCGCGGCCGTGCGGTACACCTGGCGCACGCTGATCTCGTTCCTGGTCACCTACCCCGACCCGAGGCGGGTGGTCGTCATCGTCGGGGACCACCAGCCGCACTCGTACGTGAGCGGGAGCGACCCGGGGCACGACGTACCGATCACGGTGCTGGCACAGGATCCCGCCGCCATCGCGCGGATCGACGGCTGGGGCTGGCAGCCCGGCATCCTGCCCGGGCCGGGCGCGCCGGTGTGGCGGATGGACGCCGTGCGGGACCGGTTCCTGGCGGCGTACGGCGAGGCGGAGTGA
- a CDS encoding zinc-binding alcohol dehydrogenase has protein sequence MAWAYWITGPGHGEIRPVSVPEPAADEVLVRTLRSGISRGTESLVHAGRVPPSQYAAMRAPFQEGDLPGPVKYGYLSVGLVERGPDELVGRTVFCLHPHQTAYVVPAGAVVPVPEGVPVARAVLAGTVETAVNALWDAPPLLGDHVTVVGAGLVGCCVARLAVGVPGVRVTLVDTDPGRAAVAAALGAGFAGPDADPGHSDLVVHTSATGAGLRRALGLAGPEGTVLDLSWYGDRPVSLPLGEAFHSSRLTLRSSQVGAVAPARRDVRSHRDRLALALDLLRDPVFDVLLTGCSPFGELPAVLARIAAGELPGLCHSIDYQEP, from the coding sequence GTGGCGTGGGCGTACTGGATCACCGGGCCGGGCCACGGCGAGATCCGGCCGGTGTCCGTTCCCGAGCCTGCGGCGGACGAGGTCCTGGTCCGGACGCTGCGCTCGGGCATCAGCCGCGGCACCGAGTCGCTGGTCCACGCCGGCCGGGTGCCGCCCAGCCAGTACGCCGCCATGCGGGCCCCCTTCCAGGAGGGCGACCTCCCCGGGCCCGTGAAGTACGGCTACCTCAGCGTCGGGCTCGTCGAGCGCGGCCCGGACGAGCTCGTGGGACGCACCGTCTTCTGCCTGCACCCCCACCAGACGGCGTACGTCGTGCCGGCCGGCGCGGTGGTCCCGGTGCCGGAGGGGGTGCCGGTGGCGCGGGCGGTGCTGGCCGGCACGGTGGAGACCGCCGTCAACGCGCTGTGGGACGCGCCGCCGCTGCTCGGCGACCACGTCACCGTGGTCGGGGCGGGCCTGGTCGGCTGCTGCGTCGCGCGGCTGGCGGTCGGCGTCCCAGGTGTGCGGGTGACCCTCGTCGACACCGACCCGGGCCGCGCCGCCGTGGCGGCCGCGCTGGGCGCCGGCTTCGCGGGACCGGACGCCGATCCGGGCCACAGCGACCTGGTCGTGCACACCAGTGCCACCGGGGCGGGCCTGCGCCGGGCGCTCGGTCTGGCCGGTCCGGAGGGCACCGTCCTCGACCTGTCCTGGTACGGCGACCGGCCGGTGAGCCTGCCGCTGGGCGAGGCCTTCCACTCCTCCCGGCTCACCCTGCGCAGCAGCCAGGTCGGTGCGGTCGCGCCCGCCCGGCGCGACGTGCGCAGCCACCGCGACCGGCTCGCGCTCGCGCTCGACCTGCTCCGCGACCCCGTCTTCGACGTGCTGCTCACCGGCTGCTCGCCGTTCGGTGAGCTGCCCGCGGTGCTGGCGCGGATCGCCGCCGGGGAGCTGCCGGGACTGTGCCACTCGATCGACTACCAGGAGCCGTGA
- a CDS encoding dihydrofolate reductase family protein, producing MGERPYVLLSCSVSLDGYLDSAGEERLLLSNDADFDRVDEVRASCDAILVGAATVRNDDPRLQVRSVERRRRRVAAGLPVGPIKVTLTSRGDLSPRARFFTLGDGDKLVYCPDPTGPGLESRIGGLAQVVALGPDVRMDALAADLGARGVRRLMVEGGGSVHTQFLTAGVADELQLVVAPFFVGDSRARRFVGDGGFPWCAERRAELVESRAIGDVALLRYALSDRFES from the coding sequence ATGGGCGAGCGGCCCTACGTCCTGCTGAGCTGCAGCGTCTCGCTCGACGGCTATCTCGACAGCGCCGGCGAGGAGCGGCTGCTGTTGTCGAACGACGCGGACTTCGACCGGGTCGACGAGGTGCGGGCGAGCTGCGACGCGATCCTGGTGGGCGCGGCGACGGTCCGCAACGACGATCCGCGACTGCAGGTCCGCTCCGTCGAGCGCCGTCGGCGCCGGGTCGCGGCGGGCCTGCCGGTCGGCCCGATCAAGGTCACGCTGACCTCGCGGGGCGACCTCAGCCCCCGGGCGCGCTTCTTCACCCTCGGCGACGGCGACAAGCTCGTCTACTGCCCCGACCCGACGGGGCCCGGGCTCGAGAGCCGGATCGGTGGGCTGGCCCAGGTGGTCGCGCTCGGCCCGGACGTGCGGATGGACGCGCTCGCCGCCGACCTCGGCGCGCGGGGCGTGCGCCGGCTGATGGTCGAGGGTGGCGGGTCGGTGCACACCCAGTTCCTCACCGCCGGGGTCGCCGACGAGCTGCAGCTGGTCGTCGCGCCCTTCTTCGTCGGGGACTCCCGGGCCCGGCGGTTCGTCGGCGACGGCGGGTTCCCGTGGTGCGCCGAGCGGCGTGCGGAGCTCGTCGAGAGCCGGGCGATCGGCGACGTGGCGCTGCTGCGCTACGCGCTGTCGGACCGCTTCGAGAGCTGA
- a CDS encoding zf-HC2 domain-containing protein, translated as MSCAYAHLDGVYVLGALAAGERAAYERHLPGCAECTRALRDLAGIPGLLGRVRLETVEQLQPAEPVPATLLPAMVARVRRDRGRRRVVVGSLVAAAAVLLVLLAVGIGTTLGDGAPGRPDQQLAAAQRMEALGTPSSGWVSLTRRGWGTRIDLTCTYDGPVAGPATYVLVVTATDGRTEQAGTWRTRDGQEVRVTMATAVAPDDIASVEVRTESGYSVLRLTQ; from the coding sequence ATGAGCTGCGCGTACGCGCACCTCGACGGTGTCTACGTCCTCGGCGCCCTGGCCGCGGGGGAGCGGGCGGCGTACGAGCGCCACCTGCCGGGCTGCGCCGAGTGCACGCGCGCGCTGCGGGACCTGGCCGGGATCCCGGGGCTGCTGGGGCGGGTGCGGCTCGAGACGGTCGAGCAGCTGCAACCGGCCGAGCCGGTGCCCGCGACGCTGCTGCCGGCCATGGTGGCGCGGGTACGCCGTGACCGGGGTCGGCGCCGGGTCGTGGTCGGCTCGCTCGTGGCCGCGGCCGCGGTGCTGCTGGTGCTCCTCGCGGTCGGGATCGGCACCACCCTGGGCGACGGTGCCCCGGGCCGACCGGATCAGCAGCTGGCCGCCGCCCAGCGGATGGAGGCCCTCGGCACTCCGTCCTCGGGCTGGGTCTCGCTGACCCGGCGCGGCTGGGGCACGCGGATCGACCTGACCTGCACCTACGACGGACCGGTGGCCGGCCCGGCGACGTACGTCCTCGTCGTGACCGCGACCGACGGCCGCACCGAGCAGGCCGGCACCTGGCGGACCCGCGACGGCCAGGAGGTCCGGGTCACCATGGCGACGGCGGTGGCCCCCGATGACATCGCGTCGGTCGAGGTCCGGACGGAGTCGGGCTACTCAGTCCTTCGCCTGACGCAGTGA
- a CDS encoding sigma-70 family RNA polymerase sigma factor: MTDDPATAMQALYDDHAAALWGFCLHLTGNDRARAEDVAQETMLRAWRNAAVLTESRGSVRSWLFTVARHIVIDEWRSRRGTREFATADPPQGEVGDDGTDELLLSWVVADALRRLSDDHRAVLVECYYRGRSVAEAARRLDIPEGTVKSRTHYALRALRLILEETGVAS; the protein is encoded by the coding sequence ATGACCGACGACCCGGCCACGGCCATGCAGGCGCTGTACGACGACCACGCGGCGGCCCTGTGGGGCTTCTGCCTGCACCTGACCGGCAACGACCGCGCGCGGGCCGAGGACGTCGCGCAGGAGACGATGCTGCGCGCCTGGCGCAACGCCGCGGTGCTCACCGAGTCGCGCGGCTCGGTCCGCTCCTGGCTGTTCACGGTCGCCCGCCACATCGTGATCGACGAGTGGCGCTCCCGGCGGGGGACCCGCGAGTTCGCGACCGCGGACCCGCCGCAGGGCGAGGTCGGCGACGACGGGACCGACGAGCTGCTGCTGTCGTGGGTCGTCGCCGACGCGCTGCGCCGGCTCTCCGACGACCACCGCGCCGTTCTCGTCGAGTGCTACTACCGGGGGCGATCGGTGGCCGAGGCCGCTCGCCGCCTCGACATCCCGGAAGGAACCGTGAAGTCCCGCACCCACTACGCCCTGCGCGCCCTGCGGCTGATCCTCGAGGAGACGGGGGTGGCGTCATGA
- a CDS encoding helix-turn-helix domain-containing protein, whose product MTEDTRTPPRKRRYAQRLPVEQRREHLLDAALRVLVRDGYEKVSVEAIAREAGVTRPVVYHAYDGLEPLLQALLDRTQRRALASALRLMPASSLESEVDQWILQAAGGLIDVVQREPEVWRPVLGLTRNAPAVVRDRIESTRELIRGYVADALRAGLARRGGPDVDVDVLAHLVLITAEHFARLTLDQPDRYGRARLVTALEGLLHAAAPADSPADAPADAPADAQLSKRSDSA is encoded by the coding sequence GTGACGGAGGACACCCGTACGCCCCCGCGGAAGCGCCGGTACGCCCAGCGTCTCCCCGTCGAGCAGCGGCGCGAGCACCTCCTCGACGCGGCGCTGCGGGTCCTCGTCCGCGACGGCTACGAGAAGGTCTCCGTCGAGGCGATCGCCCGGGAGGCCGGGGTGACCCGCCCCGTCGTCTATCACGCGTACGACGGCCTCGAGCCGCTCCTGCAGGCGCTCCTCGACCGCACCCAGCGCCGGGCCCTGGCCTCCGCCCTGCGCCTGATGCCGGCCAGCAGCCTCGAGAGCGAGGTCGACCAGTGGATCCTGCAGGCGGCCGGCGGGCTGATCGACGTCGTCCAGCGCGAGCCGGAGGTGTGGCGCCCGGTCCTGGGGCTGACCCGGAACGCGCCGGCCGTCGTCCGCGACCGGATCGAGTCGACCCGGGAGCTGATCCGGGGCTATGTCGCCGATGCCCTGCGGGCCGGCCTCGCCCGACGCGGTGGCCCCGACGTCGACGTCGACGTCCTCGCCCACCTGGTGCTGATCACCGCCGAGCACTTCGCCCGGCTCACCCTCGACCAACCGGACCGTTACGGCCGAGCCCGCCTCGTCACCGCCCTGGAGGGGCTGCTGCACGCCGCCGCCCCGGCTGACTCCCCGGCTGACGCCCCGGCCGACGCCCCGGCGGACGCTCAGCTCTCGAAGCGGTCCGACAGCGCGTAG